Genomic DNA from Thermobifida alba:
TGAGGTGGTCGGGGCGGGTCGTGGACGCGCCCGCGGAGGGCCGGTGCCCCACAGCAGCAGGAGCGGCGACGGTGCTGAGGACGGCCGCGGCCCCTGCCACCAGGACAGTCCGGGACGACGGGGGAGGGAACGGGGGAGTGCTCGGTCGACCGACGCGCAGACACGGGGGCTCCAGGATTCGGTGTGGTCCGGTGTTGCGGGCACCAGCCGGCACCCCCGAACGAACTTGGGGTCACGCGCGGGGTCGCCGCGGAACGCCGCGGCGGGGCGGCTGTGGGGCGCCGTGCGCTTCCTCCCCCGAGTGCCCGATCCACCCCACCGGTACCGCTGGCCCGGTGCGCCGTGCGTCCGTCCGGCCGTGTCACCGGGGGTCCCCCGGCGGCACCGGGGCCGGACAGGCGGTCCTCGGCGGGTCCGCCGAGCCGCTGTGCGGCCCGGGGGAGACGGTACCGCGACCCACCGATTTTCCTTGACACCTCTTGTCAAGTACTTGCTATTGTCTGTCAAGTACTGGAAGGGGTGGTGCCACGATGTCCGGCGCGTCGACCTCCGAGCACGTCCAACTCGTTGCCGACCTGCGGCGGCTGGTCCGCAGCCGGCTGCTCGACCCGCTGCTCCTCCTGCTGGGGGACGAGGAGCGGATCGCCTTCCTACGCGACCGCCTCCACATCGACGCCGAGATGTGGGCGGCGCAGCTCCTCGGCCCCGACGACGCGGTCGCCACCCGGACGGCCGTCCGGGTGCTGGCCGCGCTGTATCCGGGGGACGCACCGTTCGACCCGCCGGAGGACTGGTGGCGGACCCCGCTGGGCAGGGTGGTCGCCCGCCGTGTCGGGCACACGGCCAGAGACCACGTGTCCTACTCGGTGGCGGGGGCGATGCTCGGTATCACCCGGCAGGGAGTCCACGACCTGGTCCGCCGCGGCAAGCTGGCCCGGCATCCCGACGGCGGTGTCACCTCGGCGTCGGTGCGCGACCGACTGCGCGGATCCGCCTTTTCCACCGACGGTCGGCAGCACGGCAGGACGGCGGTTCGCGATGCGCGTTGAACAGCAGGAGACCACGGTGCGGACACGGGACGGGACGCGTGTCGCGGTGCGCGACCACGGAGGAGACGGACCGCCCGTGCTCCTGCTGCACGGGGCGGGCGGCAACCTCCTGCACTGGGGCCGGGTCGCCGCCCGGCTCGCCACCGCGCACCGGGTCGTGGCCATGGACCTGCGCGGACACGGCCGCTCCGACGACGCCCCCTGGGAGTGGGAGCGGGCCCTCGACGATGTCGAGGCCGTCGTCGACCACTGCGGACTGGGGTCTCCCGCGCTCGTCGGACACTCCCTGGGCGGGATGCTCGCCGGGGCCTGGGCGCGCCGCCCACCCGACTGCCCGGCGGCGGTGAGCCTCGACGGCCACCGGGCGGCCGAGACCGACCCGGCCCACTACGCCGGACTGCCCGAGGAGCGGGTGCACCGCGACCTGGAGCGGCTGCGGGCGGTCTTCACCGCGCAGGCCGAGGTGATGGCCCGGCCGATGGATGCCGCACAGGTCGCGGGACTGCTCGACCAGCAGCGCGCCTTCGCCGCCGACACGGGGATCAGCGAGGAGGAGTGGCTGGCGGCCGTGCGGCGGGGCCTGGAGGAACGCGACGGCCGGTGGTTCCTGCGGCCGGGGCCGGAGACCACCGCCGCCCTGCGGGAGTGCGCCGAGTTCCGCGACTGCCTGCCGGTCTTCGCCGCGGTGACCGCGCCGCTCCTGGTCGTCCTCGCCGCCTGGGAGGTGCCGCGGATGCCCGAGGAACTGCGTGACCTCATGCTGGCCCACCGTGCCGCCCTGCGCCGCGACCTCGGCGCGCTGGCCGCCGCACGGCCCGACGTGCACGTCCGCGAACTCGACGCCGGCCACGGCATGGCCGTCACGCATCCCGTCGAGGTCGCCGACCTGGTCCTGGCCTTCCTGGGGGAGCATGCGGCCCGGAACTGACCGCCGGCCGGTGCAACCGATCGGGGGAGTGCGGGGTTACAGGGGTGTGAGAGTTATCGCGGAGACCTCCGACGACGTCGACCGCTGGTTCGTCGACCTGTACGACCAGCACCGCGGGCCGGTGTTCTCGGCCGCGCTGAGACTGTGCGCACGCTGGGCCGACGCCGAGGACCTGACGGCCGAGACGTTCGTGCGGGCGTACCGGGCCGCCGGCGACTACACCCCCGAACGCCGTGCCCAGGTGCGCCCCCGGGCCTGGCTGATGACCATCCTGTGGAACCTGTGGCGCAACCGGGCGCGCACGGCCGCGCGCAGGCCGCCGCCCGCACCGCTGACCGAGGGGGTCGACGTCGCCGACCCCGGTCAGGACGTGGCCGGTGCGGCGGAACGGAACGAGACCGGCGAAAGACTCGCCGCGCTGCTGGAGCAGCTGTCCGACGCGCAGCGGGAGGCGGTCGTGCTGCGGTACGTCGCGGACCTGTCCATCAGCGAGGTCGCCGCGATCCTCGGGGTCCCCGAGGGGACCGCCAAATCCCACGTCTCCCGCGGGCTCAAGAAGCTCCGCGAACTCACCCAGGGAGGTGTCCGATGAGTGACGGACCGCTGCTGGAGCAGCTCGCGAAACTGGTCACCGACGCTCCGGACGACCTGATCGACAGGATCGCCGCCCGCTGGGTCACCGTTGACGGCCCCATCGGCGAGCTGTTCGTCGCCTACACCGACCGCGGCATCGCCTATGTCCGGCCTGCCTCGGACGACGTGCGCGAGGAGTTCCGCAGGCGTTTCGGGCGGCCGCTGCTGCGCGCCGCCCGCCCGCCCGCCGGACTGGCATCGGCGCTGCGCACCGGACGGACCAGCGGTATCGAGTTCGACCTGCGCGAACTGACCGACTTCCAGGCCGAGGTGCTGCGCGCCACCCAGGCCATCCCGCGCGGCGAGGTGCGCCCCTACTCCTGGATCGCCCGCAGGATCAACCGTCCCCGCGCGGTGCGGGCGGTCGGCACCGCGCTGGCCACCAACCCGGTGCCCCTGCTGATCCCCTGCCACCGGGTGGTCCGCTCCGACGGCTCGGTGGGTGAGTACATCTTCGGGACCGAACTCAAACGGCACCTGCTCCACGCCGAGGACACCAACCTCGACGAGGCGCACAGCCTCGCGCGTCGGGGCATCTTCTACGTGGCCAGCGACACCACCGGAATCGTGTGCTATCCGACCTGCCACCACGCCCGACGCATCGCCCCGTCCCACCGGAAGGGCTTCCGCACCGTCGTCCAGGCCGAGACGGCGGGCTACCGCCCCTGCCGGCACTGCCAGCCCGCACCCGCGGCGGCGACGTGACGAAGACCCGAGAACCGGCAACGCGGCACCGGACGGGCGGCTCCACCGGCACGGCGCGGAAGGTCTGTCCGGGACCGTCTGCCCTCCGGTTCTCCGCGGCTCCGTACCCGGGGAGTGGCCAGCGGGCGGCCTACGGCGGCGTGCGCCACCGGAGGCCGTGGGGCTGGTACTCAGTACTCAGGAAGGGGTGCCGTTCCCCGAGGCGGTGCGGACACGGCGCCAGGCCGCGGCCCAGCGCTGGTAGTCGGCCTCGCCCCCGCCGCAGGCGACGACGAAGGCGTTCAGCACGGTCAGCCGGGGAAGGCGGTCGCTGTTGAGGGTGAGGCGGAAGCGGGAGGCCGAGCACACCCCGCCGCAGTTGTACTCCATTTCCAGATAGGAGGGGGAGCCGACCCAGGCCCGGTAGTGGCGCATGGCCGAGACAAAAGCGGCGGGGGTGGTGGCCCGCCGCGGATCGGGCTCCTGGGCGGAACCGAAGAAGTCGGCCCTGGCCGGGAGGAGGCGGGTGGCGGGCCGCCGGGACGCGCCGAAGAGTTCCGTGACCGGCCGCGGACGTGTCGCGGGGAAGCGCTCCCTCATCGTGCCTCCTCGGAAGCGGGAACGGGGGTGCGGACGGGAGCACCGGGCGGTGGAGTTGCCGGGACACCGGGGGCACGGGCCACGGAGGAACGGTCCGCGACGGGACTCGGAGCAGAAAACGTCATTGTTCCCTTGGCATGGTCTTCGGGACGGCGAGGGGTCCGTCAATCCGGACGGTGCTCCCGGCCTGTGGGAAGGCGAGCCCAGAAGTGCTCCGCGCCGGTCAGGTGGAGAAGGCGCCATACGGAAACGGTGGATTCACGGAACGACTTCATATTATGCCCTCAATTGCCGGTTCCGGAAATCCCACGAGAGCCCCGGAACAGAGACCCTGGTCACGGCGGCAGGCCAGGACGGGCATTCGGGGACGGAAATCTCCCGCGGGACGAACCGGCCGGGCGGCACAGCCGGGCCGCCGTGCCGCCCGGCCGCGGATCCGGGAAATCCCGGAAAAGGGCGGAACCGGATTCTGCGGTGCAAGAAGAAAGCCCGGCGGATCCGGTTCGCCTGCGGCGGAGAAGAGCCGTCCGGACCATTGGTGCGGCCGGTCGCCACGACGTGTTCTTCCGAGGCCGGGGACGTGACGCACAGCATGCCGTCCCGCCCCGACGCCTTCCCCGGGGCGTGCCATACCCTGGGCAGATGCGGGAGGGAACCGACGGCGGCAGGGACACGCGATCCAGCACGCGTTCCGAGGTGCCCGGCCCCCGTGCCCTGCTCACCGGTCCGGAGTTCCGCCTGCTCGTCGACCTGGTCGCCGACGGCGACGTGGTGGTGTTGAGTGGTGCGGGCCTGTCCACCGAGTCCGGTATCCCCGACTACCGGGGAGAGACCGGACGCAGGCGGCGGACCCGGCCGATGACCTACCAGACCTTCGTCGGCAGTGCCGCGGCCCGTCGACGCTACTGGGCGCGCGGCCACCTGGGCTGGCGGCACATCGACCGGGCCCTGCCCAACACCGGGCACCGGGCGGTCGCCGCCCTCCAGGCGCGCGGCCTGGTCTCCGGAATCATCACCCAGAACGTCGACGGCCTGCACCAGGCCGCCGGCGCCCGACGGGTGGTGGAGCTGCACGGCAGCCTGCACCGGGTCCGCTGCCTGGACTGCGGGGAGCGCACCGCGCGCCGTGAGCTGGAGCGGAGGCTGCGCGAGGCCAATCCCGGCTGGGACGCCCGCGCCGAGGAGGTCAACCCCGACGGCGACGTGGTCCTCGCCGAGGAGTGGATCGACTCCTTCCGCGTCGTGGACTGCCGCTCCTGCGGGGGAGTGCTCAAACCCGACGTGGTGTTCTTCGGCGAGAACGTGCCGCGCCCCCGAGTCCAGCACTGCTTCGAGTGGACCGAGGACGCCGGAGCGCTGCTGGTGCTGGGCTCCTCGCTGACGGTGGCCTCCGGTCACCGGTTCGTCCGGCGCGCCGCGGAGCGGGCCGTTCCCGTCGCGATCGTCAACCGGGGCGCCACCCGGGGCGACCCCCACGCCCTGGTGCGGCTCGACGCCTCCCTGGGACCGACTCTCGCCGCACTGCTCGCCGCTCTCGGCGTCCCTTCCTGATCCTCGTCGGCAGGCGGGAGGGACCAGGACGAAACCGGTGGCCCTACCTCTCCGAGTGTGGTAGAGATGGTCCCTCATGGTGAGGAGGCGGACCCCCGGGGGTCCGCCCTGCCTCCGGGGGAGGACGCTCCCAACTTTGGGAGCGCTCCCAAGCGGGATGTCGTGCGTTCCGGCACACCGTGAGCCCGACCGGGCAGACCCGCTCCAGGTCGGACCGCCCCCTTGACCTGTGGGACCCAGCCGTGAACGGGGGAATTCGAGTGAGCACCCTGGGGAGAACAGCCGGCCTCGGACGGCCCGTCCTCGGCGTCTTCATCGCAGCGGCCTTCGCCGGTCTCTACACCGTGGTCCTACCGCTGCTGTTGAACGAACGCGGCGCCGACAAACCGGTGATCGTCGCCTTCTACGTGCTGTTCGGGACCGTCTCGATGGCGGTCAACCTGGTGGTCGGCCGGTGGTGCCGAGAGACCGGACGGCACCGGACCGGCAGTGCCCTCGGCGCGGCGCTGGGCCTGGTCGGCATGGGGCTGCTGGCCGCGCCCACCCCGGACTGGGCGGTCCACGTCGCGGCGGTCTGCGGCGCCTTCGGCAGCCTGATCTACCCGTCGTTCGTGGCGCTCCTGGACAACGGGACGCTCTCCGGGGCCCGCGTCATGAGCCTGGTGCGGACGGTGTTCGTCGTCGGCTACGTCGCGGGACTCGGTCTGGCCTCGGCCATGTTCCTCGCCGAGGAGACCGTCGGCCCGCTGTTCCGCCCCATCCACGCGGGGCTGGCCCTCTACGTGTGCGTCCTGCTGCTGAGCGCCGTCCTGCCGGCCGCGCGGCGGAGCGGGAAGAGCGAGAAGGCCGGGGAGGCGGAGCCGGGCCGCCGGGCGTGGTGGCTGGTCGCGCTGGCGGTGGCGGCGATCTTCCTGCTCCGCGGCGCCGACAACCTGCGCCAGGTCTACCTGCCGCTGTACGCGCTGCACAAGGGCATGGCCGAGTCGGTCATCCCCGGCCTGTTCGCCCTCACCGCGGTGGTGGAGATCCTCGTCCTGGTCCCGCTCGCCGCGGCCACCGAGAAGTTCGGCAGCGTACGCACCCTCGTCGCCGTCTGCCTGGTCGGCACGCTGTCGTTCCTGCTCGTGGCGGTCGACACCGGGAATGCGGGGCTGCTGGTGGCCCAGGTCCTCTACGCGGTCTTCACCGCCGGGTTCCAGAGCATCGCCGTGGTCCTGCTCGGCCAGGTCATGCGTTCGGGGGTCTCCGGCGGTATCGGCCTGTTCGTCGCGATCTTCCAACTGGGGGCGGTCGTCGGGGTGGCCGTGCCGCTCGTGGTTCCCGGGTACTCGGCGGCCATCTTCTGGATCGGCTGCGGGCTGTGCCTGCTGGCGGCCACGGCGGTGCTCAC
This window encodes:
- a CDS encoding alpha/beta fold hydrolase yields the protein MRVEQQETTVRTRDGTRVAVRDHGGDGPPVLLLHGAGGNLLHWGRVAARLATAHRVVAMDLRGHGRSDDAPWEWERALDDVEAVVDHCGLGSPALVGHSLGGMLAGAWARRPPDCPAAVSLDGHRAAETDPAHYAGLPEERVHRDLERLRAVFTAQAEVMARPMDAAQVAGLLDQQRAFAADTGISEEEWLAAVRRGLEERDGRWFLRPGPETTAALRECAEFRDCLPVFAAVTAPLLVVLAAWEVPRMPEELRDLMLAHRAALRRDLGALAAARPDVHVRELDAGHGMAVTHPVEVADLVLAFLGEHAARN
- a CDS encoding RNA polymerase sigma factor, with translation MRVIAETSDDVDRWFVDLYDQHRGPVFSAALRLCARWADAEDLTAETFVRAYRAAGDYTPERRAQVRPRAWLMTILWNLWRNRARTAARRPPPAPLTEGVDVADPGQDVAGAAERNETGERLAALLEQLSDAQREAVVLRYVADLSISEVAAILGVPEGTAKSHVSRGLKKLRELTQGGVR
- a CDS encoding methylated-DNA--[protein]-cysteine S-methyltransferase, which translates into the protein MSDGPLLEQLAKLVTDAPDDLIDRIAARWVTVDGPIGELFVAYTDRGIAYVRPASDDVREEFRRRFGRPLLRAARPPAGLASALRTGRTSGIEFDLRELTDFQAEVLRATQAIPRGEVRPYSWIARRINRPRAVRAVGTALATNPVPLLIPCHRVVRSDGSVGEYIFGTELKRHLLHAEDTNLDEAHSLARRGIFYVASDTTGIVCYPTCHHARRIAPSHRKGFRTVVQAETAGYRPCRHCQPAPAAAT
- a CDS encoding NAD-dependent protein deacetylase, with translation MREGTDGGRDTRSSTRSEVPGPRALLTGPEFRLLVDLVADGDVVVLSGAGLSTESGIPDYRGETGRRRRTRPMTYQTFVGSAAARRRYWARGHLGWRHIDRALPNTGHRAVAALQARGLVSGIITQNVDGLHQAAGARRVVELHGSLHRVRCLDCGERTARRELERRLREANPGWDARAEEVNPDGDVVLAEEWIDSFRVVDCRSCGGVLKPDVVFFGENVPRPRVQHCFEWTEDAGALLVLGSSLTVASGHRFVRRAAERAVPVAIVNRGATRGDPHALVRLDASLGPTLAALLAALGVPS
- a CDS encoding MFS transporter, whose translation is MSTLGRTAGLGRPVLGVFIAAAFAGLYTVVLPLLLNERGADKPVIVAFYVLFGTVSMAVNLVVGRWCRETGRHRTGSALGAALGLVGMGLLAAPTPDWAVHVAAVCGAFGSLIYPSFVALLDNGTLSGARVMSLVRTVFVVGYVAGLGLASAMFLAEETVGPLFRPIHAGLALYVCVLLLSAVLPAARRSGKSEKAGEAEPGRRAWWLVALAVAAIFLLRGADNLRQVYLPLYALHKGMAESVIPGLFALTAVVEILVLVPLAAATEKFGSVRTLVAVCLVGTLSFLLVAVDTGNAGLLVAQVLYAVFTAGFQSIAVVLLGQVMRSGVSGGIGLFVAIFQLGAVVGVAVPLVVPGYSAAIFWIGCGLCLLAATAVLTVSGELEPRAQEESAAPPRGTAGQAVPTEEQG